Below is a window of Planctomycetaceae bacterium DNA.
GGGCGCCCAGTTCGCGGACGATGACCTCGCCGATGTCGCGGCGCGGGTTGATCCGCCCCAGCGGATTGGCGTCGTCGACGTCGTGCATTATTCCTGCCAGGCCCAGTTGGCGGCAAACCGCGCGGAACTTCGGTGCTCGGTCGGCATCGCCGGCGCGGCAGAGGCAAAGCACGCTCCAGTCCCAGTTGAGATTCCCCAGGATAAGTCCTCCGCACCAGATGATTTCGTCATCGGGATGCGCCACGATGACCGCCGCCCTCCGGCTACCCATGCAGGAATTATATCCCCCGCCGGCGGTTCCTCTTTACCGCGAGGCCGTGAACTGGTTAACTGTTGAATTGCGGATTTTGGATTTCGGATTGCGGATTACTGCCTGGGCCACGCGAATGCTTCGCAGCTAATCCGCAATCCGCAATCTCAAATCCGCAATTCGTTAACTGGCGATGGCCAGATAGCGAGGTAGATCGCCTACATGACCAGAATTCTTATCGTCACAATGCTGGAGAGCTTCGCCGGGATCCTCGTCCAGCGGGGCATCTTCTTTTACAGCAAAGAGCATCTGGCTTTCACCAAGGTCGACAATCTCTGGCTCGCCTTGGCCACCGGCGCCCCATACGTGCTGGGGGCGCTGGCCAGTCACCCGCTTTCGCGCCGCCTGGGTGAGCGGCGGCTGTTGTTGCTGCTGCTGGTCGGGCAGATCCTCTCCCTCGTGCCGATTATCGCCGCACCGCACGCGACAACGCTTTTCATCTGTGGCGCCGTCTTCAGCATTCTCGTCGGCGTCAAGTGGCCGCTGGTGGAAAGCTACGTCAGTGCCGGCCTCGAGCCCTCCCGGCAGTTCCAGGCCGTCGGCGTCTTCAACATCACGTGGTCCGGCGCGGTCCCGCTGGCACTGGCGGCCGCAGGGTTGCTGATCTGGGCTGCCCCGTGGGCGCTGTTCGTGGCGGCGCTGGCGGTCTTCGCCCTCAACCTGCTGCCGACGCTGGGTCTGCCCGCCGTGCCCGTGCATCTGCCCGACGACCACCCGCAGCGCCCCGACGGCGCGACGCTGGGGCGATACCGCTCGCTGCTGACGGCCAGCCGCGCCCTGCTGGTCAGCAGCTACTGCCTGATGTGGATCCTCGCGGCGGTGCTTCCGGATATCCTCATCGAGTCGCTGGGCATCAGCCTGCTGCTGGCCCCGGCGCTGGCGGCGTTGCCGGACCTGATGCGCCTGGGCATGTTCATTCTTCTGACGGTCCGGTCACAATGGCACGGGCGCGTGTGGCCGCTCGTGGTCGCCGCGGCCGCGATGCCCATCGGGTTCCTGGCCATCATGAGCAGCCGGGGGCTGGGCATGGTGCTCGGCGGCGAGATCGTGTTCGGCCTGGCGATCGGGATGGTCTACTACGCGGCGCTCTACTACGCCCTGGCGAGCAAGAACGCCTCGGTAGAAGCCGGCGGGGCGCACGAGGCGCTGATCGGCGCGGGATTCATCTTCGGGCCCACGGCTTGCCTGATCGGAATCTACCTCTCCTCCGGCGGCGCGATGAGCGTGCTGACGGGCACCGTCACCGGCGTGGGACCGCTGATCCTGGCGACAACCGTCATGGCTGCCTGGCCGCTGCTGAAACTTCGCGGCCGCTGATTCGCCGCGCGGCTCAAAGCCCCACGATCGCCGACAGGCGGTCCATGTCCAGGTGCTTGCGGAAATGCTCGGCCAGCAGATCGTACTGGCTTTCGCGGAACGCGGCGATCGACTGCGACGACTCCGCTGCGAACTGATCGCCCAGGTGCGGGCACAGTTCCCTCAGAAACGCGCGGCGGAACTCGACCACGTCGAACAGCCCGTGCAGATAGGTGCCCCAGATCTTCCCATCGGCGCTGATGCAGCCGTCGAGGCCGGGCGAGGCCTTGCCATTGCGGGTGTCGATCTCCACAGCCCCCTCCATCGCGGCGGGAGGCTGCGTGACGCCCATGTGGATCTCGTACCCGTCCACGCGCTGGCCCAGGCGTCGCCACACCCCCGCCGTGCGCGTGAGCGTCTTGTCGGCGGCCAAAGTTGTCTGAAGGTCCAGCACGCCCAGGCCCGCGGTCTGTCCGGGCGGGCCTTCCACGCCGCCGGGGTCAGCGATGGTCGCCCCGAGCATCTGGTAGCCGCCGCACACGCCGCCGAGGCGCCCGCCCGCTTGCAAATAGCTTTTGATCGCCGCGTCCCAACCGACCTGGCGCATCCATTCCAGATCGCTGCGCACATTCTTGGCCCCGGGCAGAATCACCAAGTCGTACCCGATCAGCCGCCGCGGCCGGGCCAGGTAGTGCAGGTTCACCACGCCCTCGCGCTGTAGCGGGCCAAAGTCGGTAAAGTTCGAGATGTGCGGCAGGCGGATCACGGCGATATTGATCCGCCCGCTGACCGGTCCTGCCGGCGGGTCGATCAGCGTGTCCAGCGGCATGCCGTCTTCGGAATCGATCTGCACGTGGTAGAAGAACGGCACCAGGCCCAGCATCGGCACGCCCGTGCGCTCGCTCAGCCAGGCCATGCCGTCGTCGAACAGCCGCGCGTCGCCGCGGAAGCGGTTGATGATCACGCCCGCCACGGCAGAGCGGTCCTGCGGCGGGATCACGTCCAGCGTTCCGACGATCTGCGCGAAGACGCCGCCGCGGTCGATGTCGGCCACCAGCAGCACCGGCGCCTCGCCCGCCGCGGCCATCCGGAAGTTTACGAAGTCGCGCGGGCGCAGGTTCACTTCGGCACACGAGCCGGCGCCTTCCATCACCACCAGGTCGTACCGGTCGCGCAGGCGGTCGAGGCTTTGCCGCGAGGCCGCAAAGAGCGCATCGGTGTCGGCGAAGTAGTCTGCCGCGCTGCTGACGCCGACGGCTTTGCCATGCACGATGACCTGGGCGTGGATGTCAGCCGAGGGCTTGAGCAGCACCGGGTTCATGTCGACGGTGGGCTCGAGCCCGGCGGCCTGGGCCTGGACGACCTGGGCGCGGCCCATTTCGCCGCCGTCGAGGGTGACGTAAGAATTGTTCGACATGTTCTGGGCCTTGAACGGCGCCACGCGCAGCCCCATGTTTCGGAAGATCCGGCACAGGGCCGTCACGACGATGCTCTTGCCGACATCCGACCCGGTCCCCAGAACCGCCAGGCATTTTCCGCGCGGGGGCATGGTGTTCACTCCGCCGTCACGATGGGCACGGCCCGGCCGGGAACGTCGATCAGGCGGATATCCACGCCGTAGGTCTGGGCGAGCACGTCGCTGCGGACGACGTCGCCGGCCTTGCCGTCGGCGACGACGCGCCCGCCGCGCATGAGGACCAGTTCGTCGGCGAACTGAGCGGCGAGGTTCACGTCGTGGCTGACGCAGACGACGGCCATCTCCCAGTCGTGGGCGAGGCGCTGCATCATCTGGTGGATTTTTAGCTGGTGCTTGATGTCGAGGTTGCTGGTGGGCTCGTCGAGCAGCAGGACCTGGGGCTGCTGGGCCAGCGCCCGGGCGATCATGACGCGCTGCGCCTCGCCGCCGGACAGCTCGCCCAGCGTGCGATCGGCGAAGGCCAGCGTGTCGGTCATCTCCATGGCCGCGCGGGCGACGTTGCGGTCCTGTTTGGCAGCCAGGCCCAGCACGCCGACGTGGGCGAAGCGCCCCATGAGCACCAGTTCGCTGACGGTGAAGGCGAACGCCGAGGTCGGGAACTGCGGCACGTACGCCATGACGCGGGCCAGGGCCTTGCGCGAATACTTCGTGAGCTCCTTGCCGTCCAGGCGGATCGACCCGCCCTGGGGGCGCAGCCACCCCAGCAGGCACCGCAGCAGCGTGGTCTTGCCCGAGCCGTTAGGCCCCAGCAGCGCCAGCAGCCGCCCGGCGGCGGCGTTGATGCTGATGTCCTCCAGCACCGGCGGCTGGTCCGGGCGGTACTGAAAGCTCAGCCCGCGCGCCTCGAGCACGTGCGATTGGCCGCTCATGGCTCACCTCGGCGATTGCCGCGCCGCAGCAGGAAGATGAAGAACGGCCCGCCGGCCATCGCCGTAACCACCCCCACCGGCAGTTCGCCGTGGCGCGACACGGTGTCGGCCCAGCGGCACAGCGTGTCGGCGCCGACGAGAAACGCCGCACCCGCCACGGCCGTCACGATCATCAGCTTGCGATGGTCGGGACCCAGCACCATGCGGCACAGGTGCGGCACGATGAGTCCGACGAATCCGATCGGTCCGGCCAGGGCGACGGCGGCGGCGGTCATCAGCGCGACGATCGTGAATATCTCGATCCGCAGGCGATGCACGTTGACGCCGCTGGAGGCGGCGACCTCGTCGCCCAGGCCCAGGGCGTTCAGGGCGGCGCTGCGGAGCATCAGGCAGACCCAGCCGCCCAGCACCATCGCCCAGCACACCGCCAGCAGCCCCGGTCGGAACCAGAGATACTCGGGAATCTTGCCCATGCCCCAGCCGATGAACGCGATCATCTCCTCCTGCTTGACGAACTGCAGGATCACCAGGATCAGCGCCCCGTTAAAGACGTTGACGATCACGCCCGACAGCAGCAGCACGTACGGGTCCAGCCGCCCGCGACGCTGGGCGATCCCGTACACCACCGCCGCCGTCACCAGCGCCGCGGCCATCGCCAGCACCGGCGTGGTCAGCCACGTCGGAAGCACCGTCGCCACCGCCAGCGATCCGCCCAGCAGCACGCCGACGCCGGCGCCGCTGGAGATGCCCAGCAGGTACGGTTCGGCCAGCGGGTTTCGCATCAGACCCTGCAGCGCCAGACCGGCGCTGGCCAAAGCCATGCCCACAGCCGCCGCGGCCAGGATGCGATACAGGATGACGCGGTCCATGACGTCCAACCACGACGCATCGGCCGCGGCGGTGGTTGCGGACATCGCCTCGCCGTGAAACACCTTGGCCAGGCGCTCGGTGTATTGGGCCAAGTGTCCTGCCGGCATGGACCAGTCGGCGTCTTCAACCACCTCGACGCGACGCGGCCAACCCTGCCCGCGCCCCAGG
It encodes the following:
- a CDS encoding MFS transporter, with the protein product MTRILIVTMLESFAGILVQRGIFFYSKEHLAFTKVDNLWLALATGAPYVLGALASHPLSRRLGERRLLLLLLVGQILSLVPIIAAPHATTLFICGAVFSILVGVKWPLVESYVSAGLEPSRQFQAVGVFNITWSGAVPLALAAAGLLIWAAPWALFVAALAVFALNLLPTLGLPAVPVHLPDDHPQRPDGATLGRYRSLLTASRALLVSSYCLMWILAAVLPDILIESLGISLLLAPALAALPDLMRLGMFILLTVRSQWHGRVWPLVVAAAAMPIGFLAIMSSRGLGMVLGGEIVFGLAIGMVYYAALYYALASKNASVEAGGAHEALIGAGFIFGPTACLIGIYLSSGGAMSVLTGTVTGVGPLILATTVMAAWPLLKLRGR
- a CDS encoding cobyric acid synthase, translated to MPPRGKCLAVLGTGSDVGKSIVVTALCRIFRNMGLRVAPFKAQNMSNNSYVTLDGGEMGRAQVVQAQAAGLEPTVDMNPVLLKPSADIHAQVIVHGKAVGVSSAADYFADTDALFAASRQSLDRLRDRYDLVVMEGAGSCAEVNLRPRDFVNFRMAAAGEAPVLLVADIDRGGVFAQIVGTLDVIPPQDRSAVAGVIINRFRGDARLFDDGMAWLSERTGVPMLGLVPFFYHVQIDSEDGMPLDTLIDPPAGPVSGRINIAVIRLPHISNFTDFGPLQREGVVNLHYLARPRRLIGYDLVILPGAKNVRSDLEWMRQVGWDAAIKSYLQAGGRLGGVCGGYQMLGATIADPGGVEGPPGQTAGLGVLDLQTTLAADKTLTRTAGVWRRLGQRVDGYEIHMGVTQPPAAMEGAVEIDTRNGKASPGLDGCISADGKIWGTYLHGLFDVVEFRRAFLRELCPHLGDQFAAESSQSIAAFRESQYDLLAEHFRKHLDMDRLSAIVGL
- a CDS encoding ABC transporter ATP-binding protein; this translates as MSGQSHVLEARGLSFQYRPDQPPVLEDISINAAAGRLLALLGPNGSGKTTLLRCLLGWLRPQGGSIRLDGKELTKYSRKALARVMAYVPQFPTSAFAFTVSELVLMGRFAHVGVLGLAAKQDRNVARAAMEMTDTLAFADRTLGELSGGEAQRVMIARALAQQPQVLLLDEPTSNLDIKHQLKIHQMMQRLAHDWEMAVVCVSHDVNLAAQFADELVLMRGGRVVADGKAGDVVRSDVLAQTYGVDIRLIDVPGRAVPIVTAE
- a CDS encoding iron chelate uptake ABC transporter family permease subunit produces the protein MTKAIKIPALLLAASLVFVPGCRRAATSPEAPRPRIVSIAPAVTALLFQMGLGDHIVGVSSYCRLPAGQTRPVVGDALNIRAQPILQTEPDIVIAQLELKHFEPIKQIRPDLRIERFSIERLDDIAAAMERLGALAGKPAVGVRAAAEFRSKLSDVTRQTANLPKPTVLFALGFEDLSSAGRGTFIDDMVTAAGGTNILHDSHVGWVQPTSKSIIGARPEIVFCQCMPGRSDDARRYWTNLGRGQGWPRRVEVVEDADWSMPAGHLAQYTERLAKVFHGEAMSATTAAADASWLDVMDRVILYRILAAAAVGMALASAGLALQGLMRNPLAEPYLLGISSGAGVGVLLGGSLAVATVLPTWLTTPVLAMAAALVTAAVVYGIAQRRGRLDPYVLLLSGVIVNVFNGALILVILQFVKQEEMIAFIGWGMGKIPEYLWFRPGLLAVCWAMVLGGWVCLMLRSAALNALGLGDEVAASSGVNVHRLRIEIFTIVALMTAAAVALAGPIGFVGLIVPHLCRMVLGPDHRKLMIVTAVAGAAFLVGADTLCRWADTVSRHGELPVGVVTAMAGGPFFIFLLRRGNRRGEP